The Afipia massiliensis genome has a segment encoding these proteins:
- the ypfJ gene encoding KPN_02809 family neutral zinc metallopeptidase, producing the protein MRYDDFRRSDNIDDRRDDGGYGGGGGGGFGFPMGGGGGLGIGTIVVLGLIGWAVGIDPRILIGGAEILTGGQQQAPSYQTDRKTGSPPKAGAPTDEMGSMIAGVLGELDDRWSEIFQASGQTYRGPRIVLFKNATNGGRCGMAQSAMGPFYCPPDKQIFLDTGFFREVETRFRGCSGSACKFTAAYIIAHEVGHHIQNQLGILSKARQMQEQASSKAEANNIQVRVELQADCLSGVWVNREEKKRPGFLEAGDIDAALQTAAAIGDDTLQRKAQGRVVPDSFTHGSAAQRKRWFMTGFQQGTVQSCNTFAPGVQL; encoded by the coding sequence ATGCGTTACGATGATTTCCGCCGCAGCGACAATATCGACGACCGCCGCGACGACGGCGGCTATGGCGGAGGCGGGGGCGGTGGTTTCGGATTTCCGATGGGCGGAGGCGGCGGGCTCGGCATCGGCACCATCGTCGTGCTCGGCCTGATCGGCTGGGCGGTCGGCATCGACCCGCGCATCCTGATCGGCGGCGCCGAGATCCTGACCGGCGGCCAGCAGCAGGCGCCGAGCTATCAGACCGATCGCAAAACCGGCAGCCCGCCGAAGGCCGGCGCGCCGACGGACGAAATGGGCAGCATGATCGCCGGTGTGCTCGGCGAACTCGACGACCGCTGGAGCGAGATCTTCCAGGCCAGCGGACAAACCTATCGCGGCCCACGTATCGTGCTGTTCAAGAATGCCACCAACGGCGGACGCTGCGGCATGGCGCAGTCGGCCATGGGGCCGTTCTATTGTCCGCCCGACAAGCAGATTTTCCTCGACACCGGATTCTTCCGCGAGGTCGAGACCCGTTTCCGCGGCTGCTCCGGCAGCGCCTGCAAGTTCACGGCGGCCTATATCATCGCGCATGAAGTCGGCCATCACATCCAGAATCAGCTCGGCATTCTCTCCAAGGCGAGGCAGATGCAGGAGCAGGCGAGCAGCAAGGCCGAGGCAAACAATATTCAGGTGCGCGTCGAACTGCAGGCCGACTGCCTGTCCGGCGTCTGGGTGAACCGCGAAGAGAAGAAGCGTCCGGGTTTCCTCGAAGCGGGCGACATCGATGCGGCGTTGCAGACGGCGGCGGCGATCGGCGACGATACCTTGCAGCGAAAGGCGCAGGGCCGCGTGGTGCCCGACTCGTTCACCCACGGTTCGGCGGCGCAGCGCAAACGCTGGTTCATGACCGGCTTCCAGCAGGGCACGGTGCAGTCCTGCAATACATTCGCGCCCGGCGTTCAGCTCTAG
- a CDS encoding DUF1127 domain-containing protein, which produces MIVRTWGWRIRDRRELGAMSERQLNDMGMCWPEVAAEIEKPCWRE; this is translated from the coding sequence ATGATTGTCCGGACCTGGGGCTGGCGTATCCGCGATCGCCGCGAACTCGGGGCGATGAGCGAACGCCAGCTCAACGATATGGGGATGTGCTGGCCGGAGGTCGCGGCCGAGATCGAAAAGCCGTGCTGGCGGGAGTAA
- a CDS encoding LysR family transcriptional regulator codes for MNLASLDLNLLVALDALLLEANVGRAAMRIGLSQPAASHALRRLRDVLGDPLLVRAGARMELTPRAQALRAPLAQALDQVRGLFMPDDFDAARSERRFRLMMPDLAVELLMPPLMKKLDATAPGVRIDVVPWRGPAIFTAEFARTIDMVISIGDAFKGFHRQLLYTDSDALAVRQGHPAGARLKNRDTFLKARHVAVIIRGQSEDLIDTWLQTKKLERRIALVVPSYIEALHVAARTDLVAFVPRRLIAALSKQLSLVTVAPPIDPGIDEQFMFYPTRAQMDPGSIWLRSIMLGIGRELERPKRRAPS; via the coding sequence ATGAATTTAGCTTCGCTCGACCTCAATCTGCTGGTCGCCCTCGACGCGCTGCTGCTGGAGGCCAATGTCGGCCGCGCGGCGATGCGGATCGGCCTGTCGCAACCGGCGGCGAGCCACGCGTTGCGACGGCTGCGCGATGTGCTCGGCGACCCGCTGCTGGTGCGCGCCGGCGCGCGCATGGAGCTGACGCCGCGTGCACAGGCGTTACGCGCACCGCTGGCGCAGGCGCTGGATCAGGTGCGCGGGCTGTTTATGCCGGACGACTTCGACGCCGCGCGCAGCGAACGGCGCTTCCGCCTGATGATGCCCGATCTCGCCGTCGAACTGCTGATGCCGCCGCTGATGAAAAAGCTGGATGCCACAGCACCCGGCGTGCGGATCGACGTTGTGCCGTGGCGCGGCCCCGCGATCTTCACCGCCGAGTTCGCGCGCACCATCGACATGGTGATCAGCATCGGCGATGCGTTCAAGGGATTTCACCGGCAACTGCTTTACACCGACTCCGACGCACTGGCGGTGCGGCAGGGACATCCGGCGGGAGCACGCCTGAAAAACAGGGACACGTTTCTCAAGGCGAGGCATGTCGCGGTCATCATCCGTGGCCAGAGCGAAGACCTGATCGACACCTGGCTGCAAACCAAAAAACTGGAGCGGCGGATCGCGCTGGTGGTGCCGAGCTATATCGAGGCCCTGCACGTTGCGGCGCGCACCGACCTCGTCGCATTCGTGCCGCGCCGCCTGATCGCCGCGCTGTCGAAACAGTTGTCGCTGGTCACAGTGGCTCCGCCCATCGATCCGGGGATCGACGAGCAGTTCATGTTCTATCCGACCCGCGCGCAGATGGACCCCGGATCGATCTGGCTGCGGAGCATCATGCTTGGGATCGGACGGGAGCTTGAACGGCCGAAGCGCCGCGCTCCGTCATGA
- a CDS encoding PA0069 family radical SAM protein: protein MSHASHALKHPPVTPPSDPAGAPSPFPEIEVAIDRQRSRGRGAQSNASGRFEAEARVTFDDGWQSLEELPPFKTTVAVDTARKVITRNDSPDIGFDRSINPYRGCEHGCVYCFARPTHAYLGLSPGLDFESRLFAKPDAPELLEKELAAPGYEPRMIAIGTNTDPYQPIEREHKIMRGILEVLERASHPVGIVTKSALVTRDIDILARMAKRNLAKVAISVTTLDPKLARTMEPRAATPPKRLEALRQLADAGIPTTVMVAPVIPALNDSEIERILDAAAHAGVKEASYVLLRLPLEVRDLFREWLMANYPDRYRHVFTLIRDMRDGRDYDSQWGTRMKGTGPMAWMIGRRFEIACEKLGLNKRRSKLTTAHFARPKRANEQLDLF, encoded by the coding sequence ATGAGCCATGCATCCCATGCCCTCAAGCACCCGCCGGTGACGCCCCCCTCTGATCCGGCGGGTGCTCCTTCTCCGTTTCCCGAGATCGAAGTCGCGATCGACCGCCAGCGGAGCAGGGGACGCGGAGCGCAATCCAACGCCAGCGGACGCTTCGAGGCCGAAGCGCGGGTCACCTTCGACGACGGCTGGCAGAGCCTCGAAGAGCTGCCGCCGTTCAAGACCACGGTTGCGGTCGATACCGCGCGCAAGGTCATCACCCGGAATGACTCGCCGGACATCGGATTCGACCGTTCGATCAATCCGTATCGCGGCTGCGAGCACGGCTGCGTCTATTGTTTCGCGCGTCCGACCCACGCCTATCTCGGACTGTCGCCGGGGCTCGATTTCGAATCCCGGTTGTTCGCCAAGCCGGACGCGCCGGAACTGCTGGAAAAGGAACTGGCCGCGCCGGGATACGAGCCGCGCATGATCGCGATCGGCACCAACACCGATCCCTATCAGCCGATCGAGCGCGAGCACAAAATCATGCGCGGCATTCTCGAAGTGCTGGAGCGCGCCTCGCATCCCGTCGGCATCGTCACCAAGTCGGCCCTGGTGACGCGCGACATCGACATCCTCGCGCGGATGGCGAAGCGCAATCTCGCCAAGGTCGCGATTTCGGTGACGACGCTGGACCCGAAACTCGCGCGCACCATGGAGCCGCGCGCCGCGACGCCGCCGAAACGACTGGAGGCGCTGCGCCAACTGGCTGACGCCGGAATTCCGACGACAGTGATGGTCGCGCCTGTGATCCCCGCGCTGAACGATTCCGAGATCGAGCGCATTCTCGATGCCGCCGCCCATGCCGGCGTCAAGGAAGCGAGCTACGTGCTGTTGCGGCTGCCGCTCGAAGTGCGCGATCTGTTCCGCGAATGGCTGATGGCGAATTACCCGGACAGGTATCGCCACGTCTTCACGCTGATCCGCGATATGCGCGATGGTCGCGATTACGACTCGCAGTGGGGCACGCGGATGAAAGGCACCGGGCCGATGGCCTGGATGATCGGGCGGCGGTTCGAGATCGCCTGCGAGAAGCTCGGCCTCAACAAGCGGCGGTCGAAACTGACGACAGCCCACTTCGCGCGGCCCAAGCGTGCCAACGAGCAACTGGATCTGTTTTAG
- the moaB gene encoding molybdenum cofactor biosynthesis protein B — protein MTNEAPQFVPLNIAVLTVSDTRSLADDKSGTTLADRLTAAGHHLAARDIVTDDADAIRTKLRMWIADPGVDVVITTGGTGFTGRDVTPEAVEPLFEKRMDGFSIAFHMLSHAKIGTSTIQSRATAGVAGATFIFCLPGSPGACRDGWDGILAPQLDYRTRPCNFVEIMPRLDEHLKRGKAKT, from the coding sequence ATGACCAACGAGGCGCCTCAGTTCGTCCCGCTCAATATCGCGGTACTGACCGTGTCCGATACGCGCTCGCTGGCCGACGACAAATCCGGCACGACGCTGGCGGATCGCCTCACGGCGGCAGGGCATCACCTTGCGGCGCGCGACATCGTCACCGACGACGCCGATGCGATCCGCACCAAGCTGCGGATGTGGATCGCCGATCCCGGCGTCGATGTGGTGATCACCACCGGCGGCACCGGCTTCACCGGCCGCGATGTGACGCCGGAAGCGGTCGAGCCGCTGTTCGAGAAGCGGATGGACGGTTTTTCGATCGCGTTCCACATGCTGAGCCACGCCAAGATCGGCACCTCGACCATTCAAAGCCGCGCCACCGCCGGGGTTGCCGGCGCGACATTCATCTTCTGCCTGCCGGGCTCGCCGGGCGCGTGCCGGGATGGATGGGACGGCATTCTCGCGCCGCAGCTCGATTACCGCACCAGGCCATGCAACTTCGTCGAGATCATGCCGCGGCTGGACGAGCACCTGAAGCGCGGCAAGGCGAAGACATAA
- a CDS encoding site-specific DNA-methyltransferase, translating to MVVSRRGASAKAPRTQFENAPSSHIVIGDCVAEMSKMQAGSVDLVFADPPYNLQLKGDLKRPDESHVDAVNNDWDKFSSFAAYDDFTRAWLLAARRAMKPSATIWVIGSYHNIFRVGAIMQDLGFWILNDIVWRKTNPMPNFRGRRFTNAHETMIWAARDENAKGYTFNYEALKAANEDVQARSDWLIPLCTGDERLKGGDGKKVHPTQKPEGLLARVLLSSSKPGDLVIDPFNGTGTTGAVAKRLGRSYIGFERDQTYAKAAEARIAAIEPLPEATLAPFMTARGAPRVAFSELVERGMILPGTKLVDSKKKHGALVRADGAIMLGDKVGSIHRMGALAQGAEACNGWTFWHVETKKGLKLIDELRAEIRSEMAAG from the coding sequence ATGGTAGTGTCGCGTCGCGGGGCGTCTGCAAAGGCGCCCCGCACTCAATTTGAAAATGCTCCGAGTTCGCATATCGTCATTGGCGATTGCGTCGCGGAGATGTCGAAGATGCAAGCCGGATCTGTCGATCTGGTCTTCGCAGACCCTCCATACAATCTGCAACTGAAGGGCGATCTCAAGCGCCCCGACGAATCCCACGTCGATGCGGTCAACAACGACTGGGACAAGTTCTCATCCTTCGCCGCCTATGACGATTTCACGCGCGCATGGCTGCTTGCCGCGCGCCGCGCCATGAAGCCGTCGGCGACGATCTGGGTGATCGGCTCCTATCACAACATTTTCCGCGTCGGCGCGATCATGCAGGATCTGGGCTTCTGGATTCTCAACGACATCGTATGGCGCAAGACCAACCCGATGCCCAATTTCCGCGGGCGCCGCTTCACCAATGCGCACGAGACGATGATCTGGGCGGCGCGCGACGAGAACGCCAAGGGCTACACCTTCAACTATGAAGCGCTGAAGGCCGCCAACGAGGACGTGCAGGCACGTTCCGACTGGCTGATCCCGCTTTGCACCGGCGACGAGCGCCTCAAGGGCGGCGACGGCAAAAAAGTTCATCCGACGCAGAAGCCCGAAGGCCTGCTGGCGCGCGTGCTGCTGTCGTCGTCGAAGCCCGGCGACCTCGTGATCGATCCGTTCAACGGCACCGGTACCACCGGCGCTGTCGCGAAACGCCTCGGCCGCAGCTATATCGGCTTCGAGCGCGACCAGACCTACGCCAAGGCCGCCGAGGCGCGTATCGCCGCCATCGAGCCGCTGCCGGAAGCCACGCTGGCGCCGTTCATGACCGCGCGAGGTGCGCCGCGCGTCGCGTTCTCCGAACTGGTCGAGCGCGGCATGATCCTGCCCGGCACCAAGCTCGTCGATTCCAAGAAGAAGCACGGCGCGCTGGTGCGTGCCGACGGCGCGATCATGCTGGGCGACAAGGTCGGCTCGATCCATCGCATGGGCGCGCTTGCGCAGGGGGCCGAGGCCTGCAACGGCTGGACCTTCTGGCACGTCGAGACCAAAAAGGGCCTCAAGCTGATCGACGAGCTGCGCGCCGAAATCCGCAGCGAGATGGCGGCGGGCTAA
- a CDS encoding nuclear transport factor 2 family protein, whose protein sequence is MLAQPDHQSAETMDTLRALNARFIHNFVTNDVASHDAILHPSFIDIRPNGQRQDRATYLKRWATGFDPKVIVYWDVRDELITVIGDVALVRSTNKCTRRRDGADVTGMTTYTDTYLFENGKWTCIQAQITTVAPENYPSDDTIVSAYIDGKLQKQLS, encoded by the coding sequence ATGCTTGCCCAACCCGACCATCAATCGGCCGAAACGATGGACACGCTGCGCGCGCTGAACGCGCGCTTCATCCATAATTTCGTGACCAACGACGTGGCGTCGCACGACGCCATTCTTCATCCGAGCTTCATCGACATCCGGCCCAACGGCCAGCGGCAGGACCGCGCAACGTATCTGAAGCGCTGGGCGACGGGCTTCGATCCCAAGGTGATCGTTTACTGGGACGTCCGCGACGAACTGATCACGGTGATCGGCGATGTCGCGCTGGTGCGGTCCACCAACAAGTGCACGCGCCGCCGCGATGGCGCGGACGTGACCGGCATGACGACATACACCGACACGTATCTGTTCGAGAACGGCAAGTGGACATGCATCCAGGCCCAGATCACGACAGTTGCTCCCGAGAACTATCCGTCCGACGATACGATCGTCAGTGCCTACATCGACGGAAAGCTTCAGAAGCAGCTTTCATGA
- a CDS encoding nuclear transport factor 2 family protein: protein MSAEANKKLIQQIFTDSANRSGTTFVDNIAEDVTWVVMGQYSWSGIYTGKEAITNGLLGHLRTLLTDRARTVAFNFVAEGDTVVVEAKGDNVTKTGDRYDNEYCMVWRVENGKVKQIKEYCDSALIERVLGPFPKPELRRAR from the coding sequence ATGAGCGCCGAAGCCAACAAGAAATTGATCCAGCAGATATTCACCGACTCCGCCAACCGCAGCGGGACGACCTTCGTCGATAACATTGCGGAGGATGTGACATGGGTAGTGATGGGGCAGTATTCGTGGTCGGGAATCTACACAGGGAAGGAGGCCATCACGAACGGCCTTCTAGGCCACTTGCGAACCTTGCTGACCGATCGCGCAAGGACCGTTGCCTTCAATTTTGTCGCCGAGGGCGACACCGTTGTGGTCGAAGCGAAAGGCGATAACGTCACGAAGACCGGCGACCGGTACGACAACGAGTACTGCATGGTCTGGCGCGTCGAGAACGGCAAGGTCAAGCAGATCAAGGAATACTGTGACTCTGCGTTGATCGAAAGGGTATTGGGACCGTTTCCGAAACCTGAGTTGCGGAGGGCGCGCTGA
- a CDS encoding flavin-dependent oxidoreductase — protein sequence MTVLIAGGGIGGLTLALSLHQIGIPCRVFESVPELKPLGVGINVLPHAVRELTDLGLLDKLDASGVRTKELSYFSKQGKPIWSEPRGLEAGYKWPQISIHRGVLHQILLDTVIERLGADNLLNSHHLASFTDTPDGVSARFIDKASGEDAGTYDGTLLIAADGIHSAVRGKLYPVEGPPIWNGRILWRGITESDAFLSGRTMIMAGHEVLKFVCYPISNAPTRDGKFRINWIAERLLPPTYSWRREDYNRAAKLDEFLPWFEDWTFDWLDVPGLIRNCAHAYEYPLVDRDPIDRWTFGNVTLMGDAAHPMYPIGSNGASQAILDARVITREILNHGETSEALQAYEAERRPATTELVKLNRRNGPEQVMQLVEERAPNGFNVVTEVMSQQELEDVANTYKRVAGFQVDALNAKPPIVPRPETSMLSSAG from the coding sequence ATGACGGTTCTTATCGCAGGCGGCGGGATTGGCGGGCTGACGCTCGCGCTCAGCCTTCATCAGATCGGCATTCCGTGCCGCGTGTTTGAAAGCGTGCCGGAACTGAAGCCGCTGGGCGTCGGCATCAACGTGCTGCCGCATGCGGTGCGCGAACTGACCGACCTCGGCCTGCTCGACAAGCTCGACGCCTCGGGCGTCAGGACCAAGGAACTCTCCTACTTTTCCAAACAGGGAAAGCCGATCTGGAGCGAGCCGCGCGGGCTTGAGGCCGGATACAAGTGGCCGCAGATCTCGATCCATCGCGGCGTGCTGCACCAGATCCTGCTCGATACCGTGATCGAACGTCTGGGCGCGGACAACCTGCTCAACAGCCACCATCTGGCGAGCTTCACCGACACGCCGGACGGCGTCTCGGCCCGCTTCATCGACAAGGCGAGCGGCGAGGATGCCGGCACCTATGACGGCACGCTGCTGATCGCCGCCGATGGAATCCATTCCGCCGTGCGCGGCAAACTTTATCCCGTCGAAGGTCCGCCGATCTGGAACGGCCGCATCCTCTGGCGCGGCATCACCGAAAGCGATGCCTTCCTGTCCGGCCGCACCATGATCATGGCGGGCCACGAGGTCCTGAAATTCGTCTGCTATCCGATTTCGAATGCGCCGACCCGCGACGGAAAATTCCGCATTAACTGGATCGCCGAACGCCTGCTGCCGCCAACTTATTCATGGCGGCGCGAGGACTACAACCGCGCCGCGAAGCTCGACGAATTCCTGCCCTGGTTCGAGGACTGGACATTCGACTGGCTCGACGTGCCCGGCCTGATCCGCAATTGCGCACACGCTTACGAGTATCCGCTGGTGGACCGCGACCCGATCGACCGCTGGACCTTCGGCAATGTGACCCTGATGGGCGACGCAGCGCACCCAATGTACCCCATCGGCTCCAACGGAGCGTCGCAGGCCATTCTCGATGCCCGCGTGATCACGCGCGAGATTCTCAATCACGGCGAGACGTCCGAGGCCCTGCAGGCTTATGAAGCCGAACGCCGCCCGGCCACCACCGAACTCGTCAAGCTCAACCGCCGCAACGGCCCCGAGCAGGTGATGCAACTGGTCGAGGAACGCGCGCCGAACGGGTTCAACGTCGTGACCGAGGTGATGTCGCAGCAGGAACTGGAAGACGTCGCCAACACCTACAAGCGCGTCGCAGGCTTCCAGGTCGATGCGCTCAACGCCAAGCCGCCGATCGTGCCTCGACCTGAAACATCGATGCTGTCGAGTGCGGGCTAG
- a CDS encoding glycosyl transferase has product MISVVIPTEGVEQPVVATLAALVPGAAAGLVRDVVLVDRAASEAIERVADIAGCHFLKFEGSRAAALAAGAQQSRSPWLLFLLPGAVLDSGWIDETTQFIQGVSLSGRQRAGVFRYARSPYEDATVRDGVKSLARFISGPSPDQGLLISRDHYERVGGYAPAARRAEAKLLSKLGRTGRAVLRTRIFVAA; this is encoded by the coding sequence ATGATCAGCGTTGTCATCCCCACTGAAGGCGTCGAGCAACCCGTTGTTGCCACCCTCGCGGCCCTGGTGCCCGGTGCGGCGGCCGGCCTCGTGCGGGACGTGGTGCTGGTGGATCGCGCTGCGTCCGAGGCGATCGAGCGGGTCGCCGATATTGCCGGCTGCCATTTCCTGAAGTTCGAGGGCTCACGCGCTGCCGCACTCGCGGCGGGCGCCCAGCAAAGCCGCTCGCCCTGGCTGCTGTTCCTGCTGCCCGGTGCTGTGCTGGATTCGGGATGGATCGACGAAACCACCCAGTTCATTCAGGGCGTTTCCCTGAGCGGCCGCCAGCGCGCCGGTGTCTTCCGCTACGCGCGCTCTCCCTATGAAGACGCCACGGTGCGCGACGGGGTGAAATCGCTGGCGCGGTTCATCTCCGGCCCGTCGCCCGATCAGGGTCTGCTGATTTCCCGCGACCATTACGAGCGGGTCGGCGGCTATGCCCCTGCGGCGCGCCGCGCCGAAGCCAAACTGCTCTCGAAACTAGGCCGAACCGGCCGAGCCGTGCTGCGGACACGGATTTTCGTCGCCGCCTGA
- a CDS encoding bifunctional helix-turn-helix transcriptional regulator/GNAT family N-acetyltransferase has protein sequence MSPHSKAEQETRIDTIRRFNRFYTRKIGVLEQHLLESPFTLTEARVLFELAHRGGALAKEIGAELGLDPGYLSRIVQDFTEQGLITRKLVPSDRRQFELALTAKGKQAFSRLERASRQEVGNMIEALPGDGGQRLVAAMTTIERLLGDADERPEVTLRTHRPGDMGWIVQQHGLLYAREYNWDISFEGLCAEIVAQFLKDFDPARERCWIAEIDGRQVGSVFLVKHSDDVAKIRLLLTDPAGRGLGIGKRLVDECIAFARSCGYRKITLWTQSILLAARGIYQSAGFVHVATEPHRSFGHDLIGETWELAL, from the coding sequence ATGAGCCCACATTCCAAAGCCGAACAGGAAACGCGGATCGACACGATCCGGCGGTTCAACCGCTTCTACACCCGCAAGATCGGCGTGCTTGAGCAGCATCTGCTCGAAAGTCCATTCACGCTGACCGAAGCCCGCGTGCTGTTCGAACTGGCGCATCGCGGCGGCGCTCTCGCCAAGGAGATCGGCGCCGAGCTGGGCCTCGATCCCGGCTACCTCAGCCGCATCGTTCAGGACTTCACGGAACAGGGACTGATCACGCGCAAGCTGGTCCCTTCCGATCGCCGTCAGTTCGAACTCGCGCTCACCGCCAAGGGCAAGCAGGCCTTCAGCCGCCTTGAGCGCGCGTCGCGTCAGGAAGTCGGCAATATGATTGAAGCGCTGCCTGGCGACGGCGGGCAGCGTCTCGTGGCCGCGATGACAACGATCGAGCGGTTGCTGGGTGATGCGGACGAACGTCCAGAAGTTACGCTGCGCACTCACCGGCCCGGCGACATGGGATGGATCGTGCAGCAGCACGGCCTGCTCTACGCGCGCGAATACAACTGGGACATCTCCTTCGAAGGTCTCTGCGCCGAGATCGTCGCGCAGTTCCTGAAAGACTTCGATCCGGCGCGCGAACGCTGCTGGATCGCCGAGATCGACGGGCGACAGGTCGGATCGGTGTTTCTGGTGAAGCATTCCGACGACGTCGCAAAGATTCGCCTGCTGCTGACTGATCCGGCGGGTCGCGGCCTCGGGATCGGCAAACGGCTGGTTGATGAGTGCATCGCCTTCGCGCGCAGTTGCGGCTACCGCAAGATCACGCTGTGGACCCAGAGCATCCTGCTTGCGGCACGCGGTATCTATCAGAGCGCAGGTTTCGTGCATGTCGCCACCGAACCGCATCGCAGTTTCGGCCACGACCTGATCGGCGAGACGTGGGAGTTGGCGCTTTAG
- a CDS encoding helix-turn-helix domain-containing protein, producing MGTQNSVSQEPAIGPFSSLLKHWRSVRRLTQVELAGDANVSARHLCFLETGRAQPSREMVQLLGTALDLPLEERNALHVAAGFVPPYGDSGLAADNLQHVRQALDFILRQQEPYPGIVIDGRWDVRIRNEASRRLFKPFHDAYDMEPEFSDNAMHTVFHPKGLRQFIVNWDEFAGQMIQILHREVAQGGGIAAQLLAEVTTYPGLPAEWRLPRHVAGSSPVMTMRLQKDDFRLAFFSTFTTFAMPTDATLQKLKIECFYPADDETAEKARALAL from the coding sequence ATGGGCACCCAGAATTCAGTTTCGCAAGAACCGGCAATCGGGCCTTTCAGCAGTCTGCTCAAGCATTGGCGCAGCGTCCGCCGCCTGACCCAGGTCGAACTTGCGGGCGATGCCAATGTCTCGGCACGGCACCTGTGTTTTCTGGAAACCGGCCGCGCGCAGCCCAGCCGCGAGATGGTGCAACTGCTCGGGACCGCGCTGGATCTTCCGTTGGAAGAGCGCAACGCCTTGCACGTCGCGGCGGGTTTCGTCCCGCCGTATGGCGACAGCGGCTTGGCTGCCGACAATCTGCAGCACGTGCGCCAGGCGCTGGACTTCATTCTCCGGCAGCAGGAGCCGTATCCTGGAATCGTCATCGATGGACGCTGGGATGTTCGTATCCGCAACGAAGCGTCGCGGCGTTTGTTCAAGCCGTTCCATGACGCCTACGACATGGAGCCGGAATTCTCCGACAACGCCATGCACACGGTATTTCACCCGAAAGGCCTGCGGCAGTTCATCGTGAACTGGGACGAGTTCGCCGGTCAGATGATCCAGATCCTTCATCGCGAGGTCGCGCAGGGCGGCGGGATCGCGGCGCAACTGCTCGCTGAAGTCACGACCTATCCCGGACTGCCCGCGGAATGGAGGCTTCCGCGTCATGTGGCCGGATCTTCGCCGGTGATGACGATGCGGCTTCAGAAAGATGATTTTCGTCTCGCTTTCTTTTCGACATTTACAACGTTCGCCATGCCGACCGACGCGACGCTGCAAAAGTTGAAGATCGAATGTTTCTACCCGGCAGACGACGAGACTGCGGAGAAGGCGCGCGCACTGGCGCTCTGA